A stretch of DNA from Triticum dicoccoides isolate Atlit2015 ecotype Zavitan chromosome 2A, WEW_v2.0, whole genome shotgun sequence:
atttttttattttcattctttaaatttttttatgtttcacccacaactaaacataaacaaaaaaggaaaaacaaaatctacttagtgaagaaagcaaacaagcacacacgagaataccaaccccacgctattgctccccgacaacggcgccagaaaagagcttgataatccccaagtgcaaggaatcatcgtagcaattcccaaaggtggaagtgataagtatggagtgtcgaacccacaaggagataaaggtaagatcaatattctctcaagccctatctgccactgatacgactctacgtacaccgaacgtttgcttccaactagaaatgagaaataaaactacgttgtgggtatgaagaggataactttgcatgatatcggagagctaaaatataaaagtaggtgttgttatcataaagttagaatatattactaaatactataaatagcgagtgtggaataatgatgggtcgatgtgcagaattatcctaggcaatcgttaaaaagaccggtggtcgtcattgcaatttcatatgagggagatgcataagctaacatactttatcttcttggatcatatgcacttatgattggaactctagcaatcatccgcaactactaaagatcattaaggtaaaacccaaccatagcattaaagcatcaagtcccctttatcccatacgcaacaatccccttactcgggtttatacttctgtcactcaagcaacccactaaaagtgaatcatgaacgtattgcaacaccctacaacgggaatccctcacgcttgcgcgacatggagggcacaataggatagcacccaaataaaacatacaactcataccgatctagatcatcaattaacccaaagacaaaggatatctgctcaaaacatcataggatggcaacacaccattggatcataatatatggcataaaacaccatgttcaagtagggattacagcggggtgcgggagagtggaccgcgtaaaagagatgaggatggtgatgatgatggtgatgttgatgaagacgatcaccgcggtgatgattcccctcccgatggcactctgatgccaccaagagagaggaggagaggttctcccttttgtgcttcctcctccatggcctcccccctggatgaggagaggttctccctctggtccttggccttcatggtgatgatggcctctTCAGGGTCCTCCTCCATAGcgtctggtgatgatggccccctccggcagggtgccagagagggcctagattgatttctcgtggctacaaaggcttgcggtggcggaacttccgatctaggttaatttatggaggtttgggtatttataggagaggttggcgtcgagaacaagtcaaggggccccacgggaagtccacgaggcacagggacaTGCTCCCCCCCTCGTGGGACCCaccggactcccctccggtagatttttgtttcagtattttttatattttccagaaaaattctccgttgattttcatcacattccgagaacttttatttctgcacaaaaacaacaccacggtaattctgctgaaaacagcgtaagtccgggttagttctaatcaaatcataccaaaatcatataaaactatttgtaaacatggcatggatacttcataaattatagatacgctggagacgtatcaacatccccaagcttcgaTGACTGAGCGTTGAAGAGCTCAAAGACGAAAGAGAAAGAGAATATTGGGGAGACAGTTGGGTGTGGTTCAAGCAAGCGAACCCGGTCATGTACCATCTGTAGGAAGAAATGGAGGAAAGCGCATGACCTGCCCCTACCGGGTTGACATGCCAAAGAAGTCGGGGAAAGAGCTGACATGAACAAATTGTGGTGTTGGTTGGTtgggtaccggaggaacacttgcgGCAATGCTAACATCATGCTTCACAAGGTGCCACCTGCATGAGGCTGATGTAGTTGATATTACAATTTGAAGATTTGCAAAAAAAATAGTATCTGAATAAACAAATTTTCCTGTAACCGGAATGTATTGATTTTTTTCCTCTAAGAGCAAACAATGTCGTAGTGAGGTTCCTGAATAAAACTGTAGGAGTTTGCGTACTGGGAGGAGGAGTAGGAACTAGTTTAGATTTCGAATGTTTGATTCAAAGCTCCTTGGGAGGCAAACCCGGCGGTGCCTGTACTACCGCGGTGATTAGCTAAAGTATTGAGTGGGCTGCCCGTATCAGAAGATGCGGCGAGCGACGGAACCTCCACACCGCAGTGATACTAGCTGGGAACTACGACTTCCAGATTAAAACCAAACAATGAGCAGTTATGTCGGTTCTTGCCACACTTGCTGCACCTACTGAAGCGTACAATGGATAACAGCGATCCAGGGAGGGCTGCACATCGTTGGTTGCATGGACAACTCCGGTGATGGTCGCGGTGTTACCATGCAGAGAGGTGTGATGCAAGTAAGGTGCCGGCTATTGGCATTGAATCGGATCTGCCAATCGTAGACTACATGCAGCAGTCGTCTGATTCACACCGTTTTCTGGTGGGTGGTGCGGCTAGATAAGCGACCGGTAGGAGCTACTGTGGTGGCCCAAACGTCTTGTGAATTATGGTGTGCACCGTGTCGGGATGGTGCAGGTCTGAAACGTCTCTCTCGCATCAAGTTGGGTCAGGGAGTACAAGATGGATGTGGCCGCCGGCATCCAAACGACGTCACGGTACCATTGTCTAACCCGTGTCCCGCAAAAGTTTGTTGTGTCAGATTTGCATGGCGTCCAACGGTGAATGATATCGTGACCAGGCGAGGACGAGGGCGCCTATGAGTTTTCCTTAGATTAGTCACTTCTTCTATATGTATTTATTTTGACCGACATTTTTGTTAtggttggttttatttattttgaaaatgTTCAAGAATTTTAAACTATTCATGAATAAGTAAATATTTTTTGTGAGATTTAAGATGTTAATAATTTTTTTGTGTGTACTAAACAATTGCCGCGAACTTTTAAAACATAATCCAGGGTTTTAAGAAAATCATTAAATATGAAAAATGTTTTCCAAATTTTAAAATTATGAATATATTTTTAAAGACCTGAGAATTAAAAAGGCTTACAAATTCGAATAAGTATGTATGTATTTAGAAAATGAAAAATAGAGAAGAACAGAAAAAGTAAAAAGGATTAAAATAAATGAAATGGACAATGAATATAAAAGTACATAAAATAAAAAGCCTAGCAGAAACCCAGAAAATAGGGGGGAGTGGGGTGGGCATGGGCCGGCTCCCGCAGTAAGCAGGAAACTGGGAAACAAAGGGCCAACTGGCCCAGCAACGGAGCGGTGGGAGCGTTAGGTCAAAGTCATGGGGCATCTCTCCCTCTTGGAGAGCTCCTAGCTGACGCTCGCGAGCGTCAACCACACGAGCTTCCGCGCAGGCGCACGatcaaaatgggccggcccattcagtGGCGTCAAAACGAGCTGCTATTAATCCGAAAAAAAAGATGCGGCATCGAGGAATCGAACTCGACACCCGACGGTAGTGGCCAAGTGTCCAATACCACTTGAGCTTCTCACTGTTTAATGTATACACGCCGCGCGAATTTCTAAGAACTAAGAGCAgcggaagaaaaaaaatcaaaagtttTGACCATTAAACATTTTTTTGATATATGCTGAACAATTCTTAAaaacacactgaacatttttttgaTATACACTGAACATTTTGTAAGTACACAATGAACATTGTTATAAATACGTTGAACATTTTGTTAAATGTGTGATTATTTTTTTGTAacacacaatgaacatttttataaacgCAAGGTGAATTTTTTTGCAATATATGTTGAACATTTCcttaatatacgatgaacattttttgtCATACACAGCGAACTTTTTATATAATACCAAAAaatgagaagaaaaaggaaaataagaaaataaatgaaaaggtAAAAGGGAACAAAAAAACCATAACAAAACCACTGAAAACCGGACAAAACAGTGAAAAGACCGGAAGCAAAAACAGCAcagaagaaaaacgaaaaaaaaaacacGAAACAGCGAGGGAAAGCAGCAGGGAAGGGATAAACAGGCGAATCCCGCACGTGGGCCGGCCCAACCAGACGCTAGCCTCAGCGAAGGCAGGACGTTTGGACGCTAACGAGCGTCATATAGGATCCACCTCCCTCTTGCGCCGCCTCTATATCAGAACCTCACGCACCTTCCTCCTTcatccccttctctctctctctctctctctctctctctctctctctctctctctctggccgaCTCCAACATCCCGGTTTGTCCGCTGCCTGCTGAAGGATCCCTGCCTGCTCCCTCCCTTGGCCAGGTATGACCCTGATTTCCGATCCTATTTCTCTACATATGTGGATTCTTCACTCGATCTCACTTGGAGAAGACGCCGATATCAACAATTAACTAGTCCATGCTCTTCTTTTTTATTTGTCAGTTCATTCAAATAGAAGAAAGGAAAAATAAGCCAGATTTCTGTCTATTAGATCGAGGCAGAGAGAGATTTGAAGCGGAACCATGAATCGCCGTTTCGTCAATCTGCTGGTCAATAGGTTGTGCGCCCCTCGACCCGCTTACAGGCTGCACTGCATCGACCCCGCAACCTTGTTTTACCCTACCGGATCGCCACAGCCAGCAGATCCAGCTGCCATAAACGACAGCGCTCCAGCTCCTGGGAGGTTGCCTGCGCCCACCATATCCTTCGACTGGCCCTGCAAGCCGCACCAATCCGGCTGGAtggatttcatggccttcaagaaCAACATCATTGCCGTCGACCAAGAGGGCCGCACGCTCCTCTACGACACCGCCTCCAGGGCAGTCCGGGCCTTGAACCCGATGCAACCCCCTCTGCGGTCATACAACATATTCGTCACAGTAGGCGACAGCCTGTATGTCATGGCGAGCGAGGCTGGCTTGGGATCCCGGCTTATATGGTTCCATGCTCTCATCTACGGCCAGCCGCCCGATTTCATAGGTCAGCAGGACTGGTACTGGCGTCCTCTCGACCTGCCTTGCTTTGATTATGAGGGTGCTAATTACAAGTCGGATCTGCCTCACTCTGATTACGACTCGGATGCTGATGAGGACTGGAATGCTGATTACACGGATTCTGCAGATGATACAAACACCAATGAGTCACCACACCCCTGTGCGATCTGTGCCTACACGGTGGTTGGTAATTCACAGATCTGGGTATCCACACTGGGCG
This window harbors:
- the LOC119358987 gene encoding uncharacterized protein LOC119358987: MNRRFVNLLVNRLCAPRPAYRLHCIDPATLFYPTGSPQPADPAAINDSAPAPGRLPAPTISFDWPCKPHQSGWMDFMAFKNNIIAVDQEGRTLLYDTASRAVRALNPMQPPLRSYNIFVTVGDSLYVMASEAGLGSRLIWFHALIYGQPPDFIGQQDWYWRPLDLPCFDYEGANYKSDLPHSDYDSDADEDWNADYTDSADDTNTNESPHPCAICAYTVVGNSQIWVSTLGAGTYSFDIVSGTWSKVGMWVLPFRGRAVYVPEHNLWFGFSDKDDQLCAVDLALTQPVLQKVLEDPPLPEACSRMASHLLHLGSGKLCVQRLFQKTQQGSLLQSVPSDEKDEGFAVLAGVEVRRDDGIGDLQMIKHKSMHYGFDENGVKLL